A genomic segment from Actinoplanes sichuanensis encodes:
- a CDS encoding phosphatase PAP2 family protein produces the protein MASDARRLSALREPALIAALFLVYKVARVAANGHVDEAFRNARAVWDAERWLRLPGELAVQQSLLGWNGLIEAANSYYAYVHFPATAACLIWLFRWRPAHYRWTRNVIVLLTAGALAVHFLMPLAPPRMLTDTGMLDLGRLYGPAVYGPPETDQLANQYAAMPSLHVGWALLVAIALITATTNRYRALWLLHPAITLLVVVATGNHYWLDAVAAAVLLAVACTVLRHQRPLPVPAGPLPLAAVG, from the coding sequence ATGGCGAGCGATGCACGAAGGTTGTCCGCGCTACGGGAACCAGCCCTGATCGCCGCCCTGTTCCTGGTCTACAAGGTGGCCCGGGTCGCCGCCAACGGCCACGTGGACGAGGCGTTCCGCAACGCGCGGGCGGTCTGGGACGCCGAACGGTGGCTGCGCCTGCCCGGTGAACTGGCCGTTCAGCAGTCCCTGCTCGGCTGGAACGGCCTGATCGAGGCGGCGAACAGCTATTACGCGTACGTCCACTTCCCGGCCACCGCGGCCTGCCTGATCTGGCTCTTCCGGTGGCGCCCGGCCCACTACCGGTGGACGCGCAACGTCATCGTGCTGCTGACCGCGGGTGCTCTGGCCGTACATTTCCTGATGCCGCTGGCGCCACCGCGAATGCTGACCGATACCGGAATGCTGGATCTCGGCCGTCTCTACGGCCCGGCCGTCTACGGCCCGCCGGAGACCGACCAGCTCGCCAACCAGTACGCCGCCATGCCCTCGCTGCACGTCGGCTGGGCGCTGCTCGTCGCGATCGCCCTGATCACCGCCACCACGAACCGGTACCGGGCACTGTGGCTGCTGCACCCGGCGATCACGCTGCTGGTGGTGGTCGCCACCGGCAACCACTACTGGCTCGACGCCGTGGCCGCGGCCGTCCTGCTCGCCGTCGCCTGCACCGTGCTGCGTCATCAGCGCCCGCTGCCCGTTCCGGCCGGTCCGCTCCCGCTCGCGGCCGTCGGGTAG
- a CDS encoding tetratricopeptide repeat protein, whose translation MNAAARARALAGVGRLAQAETAVREGLAETPADAELLGLLAGLRRLQGHYADALEFADAAVTAAPGQSVVHIERAECLLLLARNDEAETAAREAVRLAPDRPEPHRALARCLVLRRAFDEARAAAGRAVAIAPHSVPDLLTLAEVERDAGDRDAARTAAARALAEDPEDAEGRWMIALLDAERLRVRDAMRGLRELASDHPDRYGAAALSWPIRGLLAGLRRGLPVGLPMVIVPALADRLWDPASLLARGAALVMALVTVGLAVRVLLPAGRLPWLCVGLLPTRTRRAIGAGLLAASGSVHLLLWYAVSPHWLTAALAVVAVAALLTAGAVERR comes from the coding sequence ATGAACGCCGCCGCGCGGGCCCGGGCGCTCGCCGGTGTCGGCCGTCTGGCGCAGGCCGAGACCGCGGTCCGTGAGGGACTGGCCGAGACGCCCGCCGACGCCGAGCTGCTCGGTCTGCTCGCCGGTCTGCGGCGGCTTCAGGGGCACTACGCGGACGCTCTGGAGTTCGCCGACGCCGCGGTGACCGCCGCGCCCGGCCAGTCGGTCGTGCACATCGAACGCGCCGAGTGCCTGCTGCTGCTGGCCCGCAACGACGAGGCGGAGACCGCGGCCCGGGAGGCGGTGCGGCTGGCTCCGGACCGGCCGGAACCGCACCGGGCGCTGGCTCGCTGCCTGGTGCTGCGCCGAGCGTTCGACGAGGCCCGCGCGGCGGCCGGCCGGGCGGTGGCGATCGCCCCGCACTCGGTGCCGGACCTGCTGACGCTGGCCGAGGTGGAACGCGACGCCGGTGATCGGGACGCCGCCCGTACGGCCGCGGCCCGGGCGCTGGCCGAGGACCCGGAGGACGCCGAGGGCCGGTGGATGATCGCCCTGCTGGACGCCGAGAGACTGCGGGTCCGCGATGCGATGCGGGGTCTGCGTGAACTGGCTTCCGACCATCCCGACCGGTACGGCGCCGCCGCCCTCAGCTGGCCGATCCGAGGCCTGCTGGCCGGTCTGCGGCGCGGTCTGCCGGTCGGTCTCCCGATGGTGATCGTGCCGGCCCTGGCCGACCGTCTGTGGGATCCGGCGTCGCTGCTGGCCCGCGGCGCGGCGTTGGTGATGGCGCTGGTCACGGTCGGTCTGGCGGTGCGGGTGCTGCTGCCCGCGGGCCGCCTGCCGTGGCTGTGTGTCGGCCTGCTGCCGACCCGGACGCGCCGGGCGATCGGGGCCGGTCTGCTCGCCGCGAGCGGTTCGGTCCATCTTCTTCTCTGGTACGCCGTGAGCCCGCACTGGCTGACGGCGGCCCTGGCGGTGGTCGCCGTGGCGGCGCTGCTGACGGCCGGCGCCGTGGAGCGTAGGTGA
- a CDS encoding ATP-binding protein translates to MSDALINSLVAAVEARPDDLTLRLHLAELLVAAGRGPEAIGHAAQILAREPGHAAAQQLMARALGGGASDGGSGSAGASGSGDGLADGGSGSGGEGDESGPGGGGGAPAVPPPGVDLGKNDRAGIDWAAMEEQFGDVVPPRFARADGEPDPVRGHADRAFDVERSTVTLADVGGMTEVKKRLEVSFLGPLRNPKLRTLFGKSLRGGLLLYGPPGCGKTFLARAVAGEMGAAFISLSITDVLNMWIGSSERNLHDLFESARGHAPCVLFLDEIDALGHKRSQLQSSMRTVVNQLLTELDGVDGGNDGVFVLAATNAPWDVDSALRRPGRLDRTVLVLPPDAPARAAILEYHLRDRPVAGIDLDAVAAATEHYSGADLAHLCETAAEYAMRDSIDTGEIRMINQGDMLAAAREVRPSTDAWFATARNVAMFANESGAYDDLAAYLKKRKIR, encoded by the coding sequence ATGAGCGATGCCTTGATCAACAGCCTGGTGGCCGCCGTCGAGGCGCGACCCGACGATCTGACGCTCCGGCTGCACCTGGCCGAGCTTCTGGTCGCGGCCGGCCGGGGCCCGGAGGCGATCGGGCACGCCGCTCAGATCCTGGCCCGCGAGCCCGGCCACGCGGCGGCGCAACAGCTCATGGCACGCGCCCTCGGCGGCGGCGCGTCCGACGGCGGTTCCGGCTCGGCGGGTGCTTCCGGTTCGGGTGACGGGCTCGCTGATGGCGGTTCCGGCTCGGGTGGCGAGGGCGATGAGTCCGGTCCGGGTGGTGGCGGGGGTGCTCCGGCCGTACCGCCGCCGGGTGTTGATCTTGGAAAGAATGATCGGGCCGGGATCGACTGGGCGGCGATGGAGGAGCAGTTCGGTGATGTGGTGCCGCCGCGGTTCGCGCGGGCCGACGGTGAGCCGGACCCGGTGCGCGGACATGCCGACCGGGCGTTCGACGTCGAGCGGTCCACCGTGACGCTCGCCGACGTGGGCGGGATGACCGAGGTGAAGAAGCGGCTCGAGGTGTCGTTCCTCGGGCCGCTGCGCAATCCGAAGCTGCGCACCCTGTTCGGTAAGAGCCTGCGCGGCGGGCTGCTGCTCTACGGGCCGCCCGGATGCGGCAAGACGTTCCTGGCCCGGGCGGTCGCCGGGGAGATGGGCGCCGCGTTCATCTCGTTGTCGATCACCGATGTGCTGAACATGTGGATCGGCAGCTCCGAACGCAACCTGCACGACCTGTTCGAGTCGGCCCGCGGACACGCACCGTGTGTGCTGTTCCTCGACGAGATCGACGCACTGGGTCACAAGCGCAGTCAACTGCAGTCCTCGATGCGGACCGTGGTGAATCAGCTGTTGACCGAACTCGACGGTGTGGACGGCGGTAACGACGGCGTGTTCGTGCTCGCCGCGACCAACGCCCCGTGGGATGTCGACTCGGCGTTGCGCCGCCCCGGTCGTCTGGACCGGACCGTGCTCGTGTTGCCGCCGGACGCACCGGCCCGGGCCGCGATCCTGGAGTACCACCTGCGGGACCGGCCGGTCGCCGGCATCGATCTGGACGCGGTCGCGGCGGCCACCGAGCACTACTCCGGCGCGGATCTGGCGCACCTGTGCGAGACCGCCGCCGAGTACGCGATGCGCGACTCGATCGACACCGGCGAGATTCGCATGATCAACCAGGGCGACATGCTGGCCGCGGCCCGCGAGGTGCGGCCGTCCACCGACGCGTGGTTCGCCACCGCCCGCAATGTGGCGATGTTCGCCAACGAGAGCGGCGCCTACGACGACCTGGCCGCCTACCTGAAGAAGCGCAAGATCCGATGA
- a CDS encoding DivIVA domain-containing protein, translated as MPITPADIHNVDFKKPPIGKRGYDEEEVDALLEEASQEMLRLLDENGALTARLRDAGGGMADPAALTAEVAELTAHLQFMREGLARAEHEAREMQVQLERAHDEVRSAAQPRPGGAIDDRVLRMAHRTADEHVRDAQRESDDLLVSARAQADQLTGDAIRTADTIESDARRQHAEALDEVARDRAAMVAEIERLDELAQDYRSALGDHVVRQLHDLEGGTPALPSA; from the coding sequence ATGCCGATCACTCCCGCAGACATCCACAACGTGGACTTCAAGAAGCCGCCGATCGGCAAGCGCGGCTACGACGAGGAGGAGGTCGATGCCCTCCTCGAGGAAGCGAGCCAGGAGATGCTGCGCCTGCTCGACGAGAACGGGGCGCTGACCGCCCGGCTGCGTGACGCGGGCGGCGGGATGGCCGATCCGGCGGCGCTGACCGCCGAGGTGGCCGAGCTGACCGCCCACCTGCAGTTCATGCGGGAGGGCCTGGCCCGGGCCGAGCATGAGGCCCGGGAGATGCAGGTCCAGTTGGAGCGGGCGCACGACGAGGTGCGGTCGGCCGCGCAGCCCCGGCCGGGTGGCGCGATCGACGACCGGGTGTTGCGGATGGCCCACCGGACCGCCGACGAGCACGTCCGGGACGCCCAGCGCGAGTCGGACGACCTGCTGGTCAGTGCCCGCGCCCAGGCCGATCAGCTGACCGGGGACGCGATCCGGACGGCGGACACGATCGAGTCCGACGCACGGCGGCAGCACGCCGAGGCGTTGGACGAGGTGGCCCGCGACCGGGCCGCCATGGTGGCCGAGATCGAGCGGCTGGACGAGCTGGCCCAGGACTACCGGTCGGCACTGGGCGACCACGTGGTCCGGCAGCTGCACGATCTGGAGGGTGGCACACCCGCACTGCCATCGGCCTGA
- a CDS encoding epoxide hydrolase family protein encodes MRITVPQSELDDLTDRLSRTRWPDAAPADYGITLDRVRALAGHWLNFDWRAHEAELNALPQQITEINGDRVHFFHVRSADPHALPLILTHGWPGSTVEFLDVIGPLSEHFHLVLPAIPGFGPSGPTTRPWGVRRVAEAWAELMSRLGYPRYGAQGGDWGSGVSRALAAVAPENVVGVHLNYLPTPGSPDGLGPADQERLAKTMRLAANRHPHQILFAATPQTPAYALNDSPAGLLAFLGEKFDDWADPATPVPDDRIVANVAHHWLFRTAGSAARIVKESGPPEGSRVPLGVAVLPGDIVQSIRPLAEQRENVVHWTEFPRGGHFAALEVPDLFAADVTAFFGR; translated from the coding sequence ATTCGGATCACCGTCCCGCAGTCCGAACTCGACGACCTGACCGACCGCCTCAGCCGCACCCGCTGGCCGGACGCGGCGCCCGCCGACTACGGCATCACCCTCGACCGGGTCCGCGCGCTCGCCGGGCACTGGCTGAACTTCGACTGGCGGGCCCACGAGGCCGAGCTCAACGCGCTGCCCCAGCAGATCACCGAGATCAACGGCGACCGGGTGCACTTCTTCCACGTCCGCTCGGCCGACCCGCACGCCCTGCCGCTGATCCTCACCCACGGCTGGCCCGGCTCCACGGTGGAGTTCCTGGACGTCATCGGTCCGCTCAGCGAGCACTTCCACCTGGTCCTCCCGGCCATCCCCGGGTTCGGGCCGTCCGGGCCGACCACTCGACCCTGGGGTGTGCGGCGGGTCGCCGAGGCCTGGGCCGAGCTGATGTCCCGGCTCGGATACCCCCGCTACGGCGCGCAGGGCGGCGACTGGGGTTCCGGCGTCTCCCGCGCGCTCGCCGCCGTCGCCCCGGAGAACGTGGTCGGGGTGCACCTCAACTATCTGCCCACCCCCGGTTCGCCGGACGGCCTGGGCCCGGCGGATCAGGAGCGGTTGGCGAAGACGATGCGGCTGGCCGCCAACCGGCACCCGCACCAGATCCTGTTCGCGGCGACCCCGCAGACCCCGGCCTACGCACTCAACGACTCACCGGCCGGGCTGCTCGCCTTCCTGGGCGAGAAGTTCGACGACTGGGCCGACCCGGCCACCCCGGTCCCCGACGATCGGATCGTGGCGAACGTGGCCCATCACTGGCTGTTCCGGACCGCCGGATCGGCCGCCCGGATCGTCAAGGAGAGCGGCCCGCCGGAGGGCAGCCGGGTCCCGCTCGGTGTCGCGGTCCTGCCGGGCGACATCGTCCAGTCGATCCGGCCGCTCGCCGAGCAGCGGGAGAACGTCGTCCACTGGACCGAGTTCCCCCGGGGCGGCCACTTCGCCGCCCTGGAGGTCCCCGACCTGTTCGCCGCGGACGTGACCGCGTTCTTCGGCCGGTGA
- a CDS encoding MarR family winged helix-turn-helix transcriptional regulator has protein sequence MDHLPSWLLSQAASHAHRLVTDGFGAVGAKGYHYRLLSSLDSDGPASQAALGRRTGIYLSDLVGALNDLEAAGYIRRSPDPADKRRNVVAVTPAGRHRAAELTERVTAIQDELTAPLSPAETEQLTGLLRRLVAHHDRTR, from the coding sequence GTGGATCATCTGCCGAGCTGGCTGCTCTCCCAGGCCGCGTCGCACGCGCACCGGCTCGTCACCGACGGGTTCGGGGCGGTCGGCGCCAAGGGCTACCACTACCGGCTGCTGTCGTCGCTGGACTCGGACGGACCGGCCAGTCAGGCGGCGCTCGGGCGGCGCACCGGGATCTATCTGAGCGATCTGGTCGGGGCGCTCAACGACCTGGAGGCGGCGGGATACATCCGGCGGTCCCCCGACCCGGCCGACAAGCGCCGCAACGTCGTCGCGGTCACCCCGGCCGGACGGCACCGGGCCGCCGAGCTCACCGAGCGGGTGACGGCGATCCAGGACGAGCTGACAGCTCCGCTCTCACCGGCGGAAACGGAACAGCTCACCGGCCTCTTACGCAGACTGGTCGCGCACCACGACCGTACAAGATGA
- a CDS encoding C40 family peptidase: MRILTCAAVAAGILVTGPTVAHADPTPAQIEKQIDDEWNQLEPVIEDYNGTHTKLVKLRKQQTDLAKTLDPLQKQVDAAMVQVRGLAVDAYMQGSPNMTNAMILTGSPTGMVDKLTLLDQLAFNRKASIAEVSKLRDKYAADKAKVDQLESEIEVRDKDLGTKKVAIEKEITKLQKLRIAAYGKANADDGPLRTGPCPVDYTNDKGGRAAQRACDLIGKPYVFGSDGPNSYDCSGLTQAAWAAVGVHLEHYTKDQWGSTKSVGRSELQPGDLVFYYSDVHHVAIYIGGGMVVHAPHTGDYVRMATIDRGPIAGYRRPA; this comes from the coding sequence ATGCGCATTCTGACGTGTGCGGCCGTCGCGGCCGGAATCCTGGTCACGGGTCCGACCGTCGCTCATGCCGACCCCACTCCGGCGCAGATCGAGAAGCAGATCGACGACGAGTGGAACCAGCTCGAGCCGGTCATCGAGGACTACAACGGCACCCACACCAAGCTGGTCAAGCTGCGCAAGCAGCAGACGGATCTGGCGAAGACGCTGGATCCGCTGCAGAAGCAGGTGGACGCCGCGATGGTGCAGGTGCGGGGCCTCGCCGTCGACGCGTACATGCAGGGCTCGCCGAACATGACCAACGCGATGATCCTGACCGGTTCGCCGACGGGCATGGTGGACAAGCTCACGCTTCTCGACCAGCTCGCGTTCAACCGGAAGGCGTCGATCGCGGAGGTGTCGAAGCTCCGCGACAAGTACGCCGCCGACAAGGCCAAGGTCGACCAGCTCGAGTCCGAGATCGAGGTTCGCGACAAGGATCTCGGGACGAAGAAGGTCGCCATCGAGAAGGAGATCACAAAGCTCCAGAAGCTCCGGATCGCGGCCTACGGCAAGGCGAACGCCGACGACGGGCCGCTGCGTACCGGCCCGTGCCCGGTCGACTACACGAACGACAAGGGTGGCCGGGCCGCCCAGCGGGCGTGTGACCTGATCGGCAAGCCCTACGTCTTCGGCTCGGACGGCCCGAACAGCTACGACTGCTCGGGTCTGACGCAGGCGGCGTGGGCTGCGGTCGGTGTGCATCTAGAGCACTACACGAAGGATCAGTGGGGATCCACCAAGTCGGTCGGCCGCAGCGAGCTGCAGCCGGGTGACCTGGTCTTCTACTACTCCGACGTGCACCACGTCGCGATCTACATCGGCGGCGGCATGGTGGTCCACGCTCCGCACACGGGCGACTACGTGCGGATGGCCACGATCGACCGGGGCCCGATCGCCGGCTATCGCCGGCCGGCTTAG
- a CDS encoding M56 family metallopeptidase produces the protein MTALLLGALGLTLSLLAPRLLAGARWTDRAPVAGVLLWQSLTLTAVLCALGVVLAAPEEVARAAGARHPETVVALLFSLAVAATIVIRLVVSLVRVSSRARARRARHRMLVDLLDRVERHEDLGGDEVRVLDGALPLAYCVPGREPRVVLSDGVLQTLDRAQVDAVLAHERAHLRHRHELVMESFTAFYRAVPGPLRSKAPLDAVHLLLEMVADDAARRRTGSVPLRAALARLIDAVPLAEEVTADPEGESRRRRLARLDGPDRSSTLLTAAGVTAAAGLLVLPTVIVVVPWLARALNSWPF, from the coding sequence GTGACCGCCCTCCTGCTCGGCGCCCTCGGGCTGACACTCTCGCTGCTCGCGCCGAGACTCCTGGCGGGCGCCCGGTGGACCGATCGCGCCCCGGTCGCCGGTGTCCTGCTCTGGCAGTCACTGACGCTCACCGCCGTACTCTGTGCTCTCGGTGTGGTCCTCGCCGCGCCCGAGGAGGTCGCACGCGCCGCCGGAGCCCGTCACCCGGAGACGGTGGTCGCGTTGCTCTTCTCCCTGGCGGTGGCCGCGACCATCGTGATCCGGCTGGTCGTCTCGCTGGTCCGGGTGAGTTCCCGGGCCCGGGCCCGCCGCGCCCGGCACCGGATGCTGGTCGACCTGCTCGATCGGGTCGAGCGCCACGAGGACCTGGGTGGCGACGAGGTGCGGGTGCTCGACGGGGCGCTGCCGCTGGCCTACTGCGTGCCCGGTCGGGAGCCCCGGGTGGTGCTCAGCGACGGGGTGCTGCAGACGCTGGACCGGGCACAGGTCGACGCGGTCCTGGCCCACGAGCGGGCGCATCTGCGGCACAGGCACGAGCTGGTGATGGAGTCGTTCACCGCGTTCTACCGGGCGGTGCCGGGGCCGCTCCGGTCGAAGGCGCCGCTCGATGCCGTACATCTGCTGTTGGAGATGGTGGCCGACGACGCGGCCCGCCGCCGGACCGGATCGGTGCCGTTGCGGGCCGCGCTGGCGCGGCTGATCGACGCCGTCCCCCTTGCGGAGGAGGTGACCGCCGACCCGGAGGGTGAATCCCGACGGCGCCGGCTGGCCCGTCTGGACGGTCCGGATCGAAGCTCGACGCTCCTCACCGCGGCGGGGGTGACCGCCGCCGCCGGCCTGCTGGTACTACCCACAGTGATCGTGGTGGTGCCCTGGCTGGCGCGGGCCCTGAACAGCTGGCCGTTTTAG
- a CDS encoding BlaI/MecI/CopY family transcriptional regulator, whose translation MARNDLEREVMTKLWDAGEPLTVRQVHDLLSRERDLAYTTVMTVLDRLAKKGLVVQQRADRAYRYAPAQTREEMTAGVMLDALSATPDMDAALAYFVGRLPPEALTAAIEKARNIER comes from the coding sequence ATGGCGAGGAACGACCTCGAGCGCGAGGTCATGACGAAGTTGTGGGACGCGGGTGAGCCGCTCACCGTCCGGCAGGTGCACGACCTGCTGAGTCGTGAGCGCGATCTGGCGTACACGACGGTGATGACGGTGCTGGACCGGCTGGCCAAGAAGGGCCTCGTCGTCCAGCAGCGGGCCGACCGCGCCTATCGGTACGCCCCGGCCCAGACCCGCGAGGAGATGACCGCCGGGGTGATGCTCGACGCGCTCAGCGCCACCCCCGACATGGACGCGGCCCTGGCCTACTTCGTCGGTCGGTTGCCGCCCGAAGCGCTGACGGCGGCGATCGAGAAGGCCCGTAACATCGAGCGGTGA
- a CDS encoding cytochrome ubiquinol oxidase subunit I encodes MDVLDLTRLQFAVVTIYHYLFVPVSISLASAAAGFQIAWIRTANEKYLHLTKFTGKLLIVTFAVGVVTGLVQEFQFGLGWSAFARFYGDVFGPTLAIEGMLAFFLEATFLALWYFGWDRLPRWLHTATIVVVAVGTLLSAYIILAANSFMQNPVAYALDPETGRAHLTSFTELLTNEVVLAAFPHTMGGAAMAGGGLLMAIGIWRVSADAAFRTLSRAGAWMMLLGGAVTAISGDHLGKVMTAVQPMKMAAAEALYETTTSAPFSVFAIGELGHDRPFFSIEIPGLLSFLGTGSFGGTVQGIDDLQALYTAQYGPGSYVPMIPVAFWTFRLMIGAGVLGMALAAYHLWSSWSFPRRVPLLPSFLQPGGGTPGWLRRFALLAPLLPAAANTFGWVFTETARQPWLAFGISKVADGISPGLTGAEVIASLAGFTLVYGLLAVAWCRLVVHLSRKPLTPAVEAADEPDPVPAY; translated from the coding sequence ATGGACGTGCTCGACCTGACCCGACTCCAGTTCGCGGTCGTGACGATCTACCACTACCTCTTCGTGCCGGTGTCGATCTCGCTCGCCTCGGCGGCCGCCGGATTCCAGATCGCCTGGATCCGCACGGCGAACGAGAAATACCTGCACCTGACCAAGTTCACCGGCAAGCTGCTGATCGTCACGTTCGCGGTCGGGGTGGTCACCGGGCTGGTCCAGGAGTTCCAGTTCGGGCTCGGGTGGAGCGCGTTCGCCAGGTTCTACGGCGACGTCTTCGGGCCCACCCTCGCGATCGAGGGGATGCTCGCGTTCTTCCTCGAGGCCACGTTCCTGGCACTGTGGTATTTCGGGTGGGACCGGCTGCCCCGATGGCTGCACACCGCCACCATCGTCGTCGTCGCCGTCGGGACGCTGCTGTCGGCCTACATCATCCTGGCCGCCAACTCGTTCATGCAGAACCCGGTCGCCTACGCCCTCGACCCGGAGACCGGGCGGGCGCATCTGACCAGCTTCACCGAGCTGCTCACCAACGAGGTGGTGCTGGCCGCCTTCCCGCACACCATGGGCGGCGCGGCGATGGCCGGCGGCGGGCTGCTGATGGCGATCGGGATCTGGCGGGTCTCGGCCGACGCCGCGTTCCGCACCCTGTCCCGGGCCGGGGCCTGGATGATGCTGCTCGGCGGGGCCGTCACCGCGATCAGCGGCGACCACCTCGGCAAAGTCATGACAGCCGTGCAGCCGATGAAGATGGCCGCCGCCGAAGCCCTCTACGAGACGACCACGTCGGCGCCGTTCTCGGTCTTCGCGATCGGGGAGCTCGGGCACGACCGGCCGTTCTTCAGCATCGAGATCCCGGGCCTGCTGTCCTTCCTCGGTACCGGGTCGTTCGGCGGGACCGTGCAGGGCATCGACGATCTCCAGGCCCTCTACACCGCCCAGTACGGGCCGGGCAGTTATGTGCCGATGATCCCGGTCGCCTTCTGGACGTTCCGGTTGATGATCGGGGCCGGCGTGCTCGGGATGGCGCTCGCCGCGTACCACCTCTGGTCCTCCTGGTCCTTCCCACGCCGCGTGCCGCTGCTGCCTTCGTTTCTCCAGCCCGGCGGTGGAACGCCCGGCTGGCTACGCCGGTTCGCGCTGCTCGCGCCGCTGCTGCCGGCGGCCGCCAACACGTTCGGCTGGGTGTTCACCGAGACCGCCCGGCAGCCGTGGCTCGCGTTCGGCATCTCCAAGGTCGCCGACGGCATCTCCCCCGGCCTGACCGGCGCCGAAGTGATCGCGTCGCTGGCCGGATTCACGCTGGTCTACGGCCTGCTGGCGGTCGCCTGGTGCCGCCTCGTCGTGCACCTGTCCCGCAAGCCGCTCACTCCGGCAGTCGAGGCCGCTGACGAGCCCGACCCGGTTCCCGCCTACTAG
- the cydB gene encoding cytochrome d ubiquinol oxidase subunit II, with the protein MITFWFAVLVLAWVLYFVLEGFDFGVGILTFLGRDEHERGAALRTIGPFWDGNEVWLVAAVGVTFAAFPDWYAALMSALYLPMVAILLLLAIRGVALEFRGKHDTPSWRRRADLLLAVSSTGIVLLWGAVLGILVDGLALGADGEVTGTGLGRSLSPLLTPAAGLGALAALLGAVLLGATFLALRTTGPVRRRARDVARHTGTAGAVTLLLIGIGTGSRLTLAAAAVVFAAGLLARRTREGLSFAAVALSVAATVVAVFTAHGDVVLRSTLDPAWSLTRSGAAAGPEALRLITIAGVLILPGVLVYQAWSYWVFRRRVASERVAS; encoded by the coding sequence ATGATCACGTTCTGGTTCGCGGTCCTCGTCCTCGCCTGGGTCCTCTACTTCGTCCTCGAAGGCTTCGACTTCGGCGTCGGCATACTCACCTTCCTCGGCCGCGACGAGCACGAACGCGGCGCCGCCCTGCGCACCATCGGCCCGTTCTGGGACGGCAACGAGGTGTGGCTGGTCGCCGCGGTCGGCGTCACGTTCGCGGCGTTCCCCGACTGGTACGCCGCCTTGATGTCCGCCCTCTACCTGCCGATGGTCGCGATCCTGCTGCTCCTGGCGATCCGCGGAGTGGCCCTGGAGTTCCGCGGCAAACACGACACCCCGTCCTGGCGGCGCCGCGCCGACCTGCTCCTGGCCGTCTCCTCCACCGGCATCGTGCTGCTCTGGGGCGCCGTCCTCGGCATCCTCGTCGACGGGCTCGCCCTCGGCGCCGACGGCGAGGTCACCGGAACCGGACTGGGCCGCAGCCTGAGCCCGCTGCTCACCCCGGCCGCCGGTCTGGGCGCGCTGGCCGCCCTGCTCGGGGCGGTCCTGCTCGGCGCCACGTTCCTGGCCCTGCGCACCACCGGGCCGGTCCGCCGCCGGGCCCGCGACGTGGCCCGCCACACCGGCACCGCCGGGGCGGTCACCCTCCTCCTCATCGGTATCGGTACGGGCAGCCGCCTCACCCTGGCCGCCGCGGCGGTCGTCTTCGCCGCCGGGCTGCTCGCGCGGCGTACCCGCGAAGGGTTGTCGTTCGCCGCCGTCGCCCTGTCGGTGGCCGCCACCGTGGTCGCCGTCTTCACCGCACACGGCGACGTGGTCCTGCGCAGCACCCTCGACCCGGCCTGGTCGCTGACCCGTTCCGGCGCGGCGGCCGGCCCGGAGGCGCTGCGCCTGATCACGATCGCCGGGGTGCTGATCCTGCCCGGCGTACTGGTCTACCAGGCCTGGTCCTACTGGGTCTTCCGCCGCCGGGTGGCCAGCGAACGGGTCGCCTCATGA